GGGAAAACTATTCATTTCCCAGccaatgttttcttttttttaacaaagtcCAAAGCATTGTTTAGAAatgattttaatgatatttaaaaCACAATTCCGGCCCAACTAAGCCCAAACACAACGTAATTGCATTATTTTTGGTCATTTActtatatttattctaaaaaacAATTGTATAGTAGACTGATATAATGTAGTAAGAGTATGTGCATTGGGGTTTCTCAGCCTGATTCTCaccaatataaaaaatgaaaataataaaaagttggagagaggagagagaaacaATTCTAATATGAGAAACTATGAGAAACTTGATGAGAGACATATCTCATACATGTCACCAttctattgttttgtttcattttttctttttttaaatttaaattaaaaattaaattatataaatctattaaaataatatatatgagaaacttTGACTTGTTCTACCAATGCATATGTTCTAAGAAACTAGGTTATACtatattattatgttaatttAAATGTGTATTGTATCCCCTTAATGTTAGATTAGACTAATATAGGGATGCAATCCTACTACACATTTTCCTCCGCGCTGTAGCAGAGTCACATTAAAGTTCATTACTAAAAAGTGCTACGTTTCGTTCAATAGTCGTAACTTTACGACAAGGATTCCGAAGGTGATTACTAAAATGTGCTACGTTTACGTTCAATAGTCGTAACTTTACAGTAATATCCAATTTATACATTCAACATTAATCAGAATCGCCGATCGGAAGCCAGTCACTGGAATCACCTTCGGAATCCTTGCTGTTTCCAACTTGACTCCTGCTGAGCTGAACCCAGCTTGAACCGCTTGCGTTTGATGCTGGTCTTTTCAGTTTACTCGTGTTGGAACATGGCTTCTCCGATAGATCGTCTACATCTAGATCACTGAAGGAGATTACCTCTTCATCTCTGAAACTCCTCCGTCTTTCTTCAGATGATTCATCACTTATCTCTCTCTGTTCAATTTTCAGAGTCTCTATCTTGTCCATGACTCCATCCACGGTTTCTGTTGCCCTACTGCTACCTTCTACAGGAGTTTCGTGTCCAACAGACCTCTTGCTTGACCCTGCCTCTTTCTTTTGCAGCTTTAGTAAAAGTTGATCCCTTGTTTCAAATACCTGTGCCGCGCAATATAGTTATCAACGATTCAGAAAATGGTACCATAGTAATATGCCAAAAAATGCAGAGCaaataaaaagacaagaagCATCCAATTTCAAAAGCAtcagacaaattttttttgcgTTTACCGTTTCTAAACTTGTTCTTAGTTTAATCCGTAAAAGAAGTAATTATATTACAGAATCAGATACTGAACATTCTGCAGGATGCATGTCTAGTATAAAGCCTTACCTTGCAGGTTGCTAAGAGTTCAAAATCATGTCCATTCAGTCTCGGCatcagcaaaataaaataaatcagccagAAGTGTTCTTCATCTATGTAAATGCTAACTTCATTCTTCACAGCTACAAGGCCAGGAACCAGATGTTCAATGGCTGATGCATGTGCCCTCTGAGCCTCAGATAGTTCGAATTCTGCAATGTGGGCATCAAAAGTTAGAGAAAAACTTCAGGATAGTTCAGTACAAAAACCCCCCGATCTTTTTTTCCTGGCAGTACTTAGGCAGTATTGCCAAGCAAACCAAGCGTATTTACTAGGTTGTGCAGCAAGAAGATATTGCTCTTTCCTTTAACTGcatcgaaaatattttcaacCTAATGAAGCCTCTGTACTAGGTTGTACAAaatgaatatatgtttttggaaataagaaacaaagaatcgAAGTTGCATATGGGTATGTTCCATATGATGATCCACAGAAAGTAATAGGAAGCATGAGTCAATAGATCCGGGATTGAAGAAGTATATCCCAAGAGGAGACAGCTGAACCGGACAAGCCTAATCTTAATCCCTCAAGAGATCCATCTAATGAACAGGGGAGTCTACAACCAATAAATTgtagaaacaatcaaaatccTATTTGAAAAGGTCTAGAAAATTACACAACAAGAGAGAAAGACTGCAGGACAATCATGTTTCGCAACTGAAAAATGTCAACTATATTATTTAAAAGCACAATCATGTTTCTCCAGTAAGTGCTTCGACAATATATCCAAGCTAACCAAGATTATATACTGGGTTGGGTTGTACAGACCGTAGGTATGCgattggaaattaaaaaaacatcaaagatTTAAGCTCTGAGACAAAAGTGCCAAATGGAAATGAGATCTACAGAGATAATGGGAAGCTAGGGATCCTAAAGACCCGAGCTTGGAGAAATATATCCCAAGAGGAGACGTTCTATCCTAAATCTCTAAAACCCTAGGAACTCCCttaaaaataatggaaaatacaaccaaccaatcaatctttttctaaaaaacacaCGACACGGTAAGTAATCATAACCAAACTTCATCATACATAATTCACTAAATAAATCTTTCTTCAGCGTTGTTTGGATCAAGAGAGATTAATAGCGAAAATAGATGGAAACCACCAATATAAGTTTTGACAATAGGCTATACACAGAACAATGACTCTGAAACAAAATGGCATATAAAAATGTAATCCAGAGATAATGGAGAAGCTAGAGATCCTAAAGACCAGGGCTTCAAGAGATAAATATCCCAAGGGTAGACTTCCGAAACCAATACTCACAATCAatcttttcccaaaaaaaaaaaaaaaaaaaaaaNNNNNNNNNNNNNNNNNNNNNNNNNNNNNNNNNNNNNNNNNNNNNNNNNNNNNNNNNNNNNNNNNNNNNNNNNNNNNNNNNNNNNNNNNNNNNNNNNNNNNNNNNNNNNNNNNNNNNNNNNNNNNNNNNNNNNNNNNNNNNNNNNNNNNNNNNNNNNNNNNNNNNNNNNNNNNNNNNNNNNNNNNNNNNNNNNNNNNNNNNNNNNNNNNNNNNNNNNNNNNNNNNNNNNNNNNNNNNNNNNNNNNNNNNNNNNNNNNNNNNNNNNNNNNNNNNNNNNNNNNNNNNNNNNNNNNNNNNNNNNNNNNNNNNNNNNNNNNNNNNNNNNNNNNNNAACCAGGTCTGGTGGCGATTTTAATCGCAAaatcaacaacttcttcagaaATCCCAGGAACTTGATCCAAACCCTCAACCTCAAA
The Camelina sativa cultivar DH55 chromosome 15, Cs, whole genome shotgun sequence DNA segment above includes these coding regions:
- the LOC104747255 gene encoding uncharacterized protein LOC104747255; translation: MSWLFKSRGDDDDPKPTSPTTAHGGVKEDLSSILRGVVAFLAPPPSAPSVDERRLLSDSPTQLALVGIRNDLAEIRGNFTNFASNLLQFPSKRETSSKQSVFEVEGLDQVPGISEEVVDFAIKIATRPGCWLYFPLFLRDSEFELSEAQRAHASAIEHLVPGLVAVKNEVSIYIDEEHFWLIYFILLMPRLNGHDFELLATCKVFETRDQLLLKLQKKEAGSSKRSVGHETPVEGSSRATETVDGVMDKIETLKIEQREISDESSEERRRSFRDEEVISFSDLDVDDLSEKPCSNTSKLKRPASNASGSSWVQLSRSQVGNSKDSEGDSSDWLPIGDSD